Proteins found in one Subtercola endophyticus genomic segment:
- a CDS encoding 3-hydroxyacyl-CoA dehydrogenase, producing the protein MSPIRTVTVLGTGVLGSQIAYQAAFHGYAVTAYDISDEVLGQAKARFAGLAEAYKHDDVEGARGGTADSALASLTLTSDLAAAVADADLVIEAVPEVLQIKRDLYTKLAALAPAKTIFATNSSTLLPSDLKEYTGRPDRFLALHYANQVWRYNTAEIMGTADTDPAVYDDVVQFAIGSGMVPIELKKEKAGYVLNSLLVPLLNAAAGLWVDGIADPETVDKTWRIATGAPAGPFQIYDVVGLTTAYNIASASPDAKSQKFAARLKNEFIDQGKLGIATGEGFYSYR; encoded by the coding sequence ATGTCGCCCATCCGCACTGTCACCGTTCTCGGTACCGGCGTTCTCGGCTCGCAGATCGCCTACCAGGCAGCCTTTCACGGCTACGCCGTCACCGCCTACGACATCAGCGACGAGGTTCTCGGGCAAGCGAAAGCCCGCTTCGCGGGGTTGGCAGAGGCCTACAAGCACGACGACGTCGAAGGCGCGCGCGGCGGCACGGCCGACTCCGCCCTCGCGAGCCTGACGCTGACCTCCGACCTGGCGGCCGCCGTCGCCGACGCCGATCTCGTGATCGAGGCCGTGCCCGAGGTGCTGCAGATCAAGCGCGATCTCTACACGAAACTGGCCGCGCTGGCGCCCGCGAAGACCATTTTCGCGACCAACTCGTCGACGCTGCTACCGAGCGACCTCAAGGAGTACACGGGCCGGCCCGACCGCTTTCTCGCGCTGCATTACGCGAACCAGGTGTGGCGTTACAACACCGCCGAGATCATGGGAACGGCAGACACCGACCCCGCGGTGTACGACGACGTCGTGCAGTTCGCGATCGGCAGCGGAATGGTGCCCATCGAACTCAAGAAAGAGAAGGCGGGGTACGTGCTGAACTCCCTGTTGGTGCCGCTGCTGAACGCGGCCGCGGGGCTGTGGGTCGACGGAATCGCAGACCCCGAGACGGTCGACAAGACCTGGCGTATCGCGACAGGCGCCCCGGCGGGCCCGTTCCAGATCTACGACGTCGTGGGCCTCACGACGGCCTACAACATCGCCTCGGCCAGCCCCGACGCGAAATCGCAGAAGTTCGCCGCCCGGCTGAAGAACGAGTTCATCGACCAGGGCAAGCTCGGTATCGCGACGGGCGAGGGCTTCTACTCCTACCGCTGA
- a CDS encoding TetR/AcrR family transcriptional regulator codes for MASRTAPGTAPGTALGTGVGTAQRGRRSARVSGDDRQDAILATAERLLADRRLDDISIEDLASGAGISRPSFYFYFGSKDDVLLALLDRVIAEVQARVAELPRSFEEAPAASWRRALGVFVDVFAAHRAVSAAAITARLRNSEIHDLWSASMETWVSYAAETIAAERSRGAAPDGIDAHDLAVALNLMNERVLSAAFSGESPAIDHQRALDVLTGVWVRSIYAADLETNPEASHNEEPHAPVATREEPHHDHPHHR; via the coding sequence ATGGCTTCACGCACGGCACCAGGCACAGCACCAGGCACGGCACTCGGCACTGGAGTCGGCACGGCCCAACGCGGGCGTAGGAGCGCGCGAGTTTCGGGCGACGACCGGCAAGACGCGATACTCGCCACCGCCGAGCGTCTGCTGGCCGACCGAAGACTCGACGACATCTCGATCGAAGACCTCGCCTCAGGTGCCGGCATCTCCCGGCCCAGCTTCTACTTCTACTTCGGCTCGAAAGACGATGTGCTGCTGGCGTTGCTCGATCGTGTCATCGCCGAGGTTCAGGCGCGCGTTGCAGAACTCCCCCGCAGCTTCGAAGAGGCGCCCGCCGCCTCGTGGCGCCGAGCACTCGGAGTGTTCGTCGATGTCTTCGCGGCGCATCGAGCCGTGTCGGCCGCCGCCATCACGGCGCGCCTGCGCAATAGCGAGATCCACGACCTCTGGTCGGCCTCCATGGAGACCTGGGTCAGCTATGCCGCCGAAACCATCGCCGCCGAGCGCTCTCGCGGCGCTGCACCCGACGGCATCGACGCGCACGACCTCGCCGTCGCCCTCAACCTGATGAACGAGCGCGTGCTCTCCGCCGCGTTCAGCGGGGAGTCGCCGGCCATCGACCACCAGCGCGCACTCGACGTGCTCACGGGTGTCTGGGTGCGCAGCATCTACGCGGCAGACCTCGAAACGAACCCCGAAGCCTCGCACAACGAAGAGCCGCACGCCCCCGTCGCGACCCGCGAAGAGCCGCACCACGACCATCCGCACCACCGATAG
- a CDS encoding alpha/beta fold hydrolase encodes MTEHIDVLIVGAGLSGIGAASHLQRQRPADSFVILESRAAVGGTWDLFRYPGVRSDSDMYTLGYSFRPWKNAKAIADGESIREYITDTVADEQLEPHLRLNHRVISAAWSTESARWTVTAEHAGETVTFSCRFLSVCSGYYRYDEGFTPAIDGLDTFDGPIVHPQHWPDDLDYAGKRVVIVGSGATAVTLVPSLAREAQHVTMLQRSPTYIAPVPSRDHLADRLRGRLPAQAAYTVVRAKNIACSMFTYQLSRRRPETMKGILRKSAVAKLPAGFAVDTHLAPTYQPWDQRLCAIPDGDLYRAISAEKADIVTDRISRVTPTGIRLASGGDLDADIIVLATGLNLLVMGGMTLSVDGRAVDVSRTLTYKGMMLAGVPNFSLTIGYTNASWTLKADLVARYVGRLLGYLERHHYDYVVPQAPTSVSSGALVSLIDLQAGYVLRSVDQLPKQGAHAPWRLHQNYLRDFRLLRAGRLTDDVRFGRRGGLAIPPDPLALPGTATITIDGARVRYRVTGQGDPVLLLHGIGQSLDDFTEQHDRLSARHTVYSLDLPGFGYSARRPGTASLATLAGVLPAFLDTMGVHEPVPVVGNSLGGAVAMTFAAAHPERVSSLVLVDSAGFGSEVALVLRLLAVRPLARVLMRPNAENSARTVRAVFYEASLATPERVAHSFALSRRRSHAATTLDLARELGTFRGVRPQWRAALLAKVRRLGIPTLVVWGDHDHILPFSHLAAARTALPDAQTHVFANTGHMPQIERPDEFAEVLERFLADHDRANSAQTAFSKQIENGMAST; translated from the coding sequence ATGACAGAGCACATCGACGTGTTGATCGTGGGCGCCGGCCTCAGCGGTATCGGCGCCGCAAGCCATCTGCAGAGGCAACGCCCGGCCGACAGCTTCGTGATTCTCGAGTCGCGTGCGGCGGTCGGTGGCACCTGGGACCTGTTCCGCTACCCCGGGGTGCGGTCGGATTCCGACATGTACACGCTCGGCTACTCGTTCCGGCCGTGGAAGAACGCGAAGGCCATCGCCGACGGCGAATCCATTCGCGAATACATCACCGATACAGTGGCCGACGAGCAGCTCGAGCCTCACCTCCGCCTGAATCACCGCGTCATCTCGGCGGCCTGGTCGACCGAATCGGCCCGCTGGACGGTCACGGCCGAACACGCGGGCGAGACCGTGACCTTCAGCTGCAGGTTCTTGTCGGTGTGCTCTGGCTACTACCGCTACGACGAAGGATTCACGCCGGCGATCGACGGTCTCGACACGTTCGACGGGCCGATCGTGCATCCGCAGCACTGGCCCGACGACCTCGACTACGCGGGCAAGCGGGTGGTCATCGTAGGCAGTGGTGCCACCGCCGTGACGCTGGTGCCGTCGCTGGCGAGAGAGGCGCAGCACGTCACGATGCTGCAGCGCTCGCCGACGTACATCGCGCCGGTTCCGTCGCGCGACCATCTGGCCGATCGGCTGCGTGGTCGGCTTCCGGCCCAGGCGGCCTACACCGTCGTTCGGGCCAAGAACATCGCCTGCTCGATGTTCACCTACCAGTTGAGCAGGCGCCGCCCCGAGACGATGAAGGGCATTCTGCGCAAGTCGGCGGTCGCGAAGCTGCCGGCCGGATTCGCGGTCGACACCCATCTCGCCCCGACCTACCAGCCGTGGGATCAGCGACTGTGCGCGATTCCCGACGGCGACCTCTATCGCGCGATCAGTGCGGAGAAGGCCGACATCGTGACGGATCGCATCTCGCGGGTGACCCCCACGGGCATCCGGCTCGCCTCGGGCGGCGACCTAGACGCCGACATCATCGTGCTGGCCACGGGGCTGAACCTGCTGGTGATGGGCGGAATGACCCTGAGCGTCGATGGGCGGGCGGTGGATGTCTCGCGCACACTGACCTACAAAGGCATGATGCTCGCGGGGGTACCGAACTTCTCGCTCACCATCGGGTACACGAATGCCTCGTGGACGCTGAAGGCCGACCTCGTGGCGCGCTACGTGGGCCGGTTGCTCGGCTACCTCGAGCGGCACCACTACGACTACGTGGTGCCGCAGGCGCCGACTTCGGTGTCGTCGGGTGCGCTCGTTTCGCTCATCGACCTGCAGGCGGGGTATGTGCTGCGCAGCGTCGACCAGCTTCCGAAGCAGGGTGCGCACGCACCGTGGCGGCTGCATCAGAACTACCTTCGCGACTTTCGGCTGCTGCGGGCGGGTCGTCTCACCGACGACGTGCGTTTCGGTCGGCGCGGCGGGCTGGCGATTCCGCCGGATCCGCTCGCCCTGCCGGGCACCGCGACGATCACGATCGACGGCGCACGCGTTCGGTACCGGGTCACGGGGCAGGGCGACCCGGTGCTGCTGCTGCACGGCATCGGTCAGAGCCTCGACGACTTCACCGAGCAGCACGATCGGCTCTCGGCTCGGCACACCGTCTACAGTCTTGACCTGCCCGGATTCGGCTATTCGGCCCGGCGCCCGGGCACCGCGTCGCTCGCCACGCTGGCGGGCGTTCTGCCCGCTTTTCTCGACACCATGGGCGTACACGAGCCCGTTCCGGTCGTGGGCAACTCGCTCGGCGGCGCCGTCGCCATGACCTTCGCGGCCGCGCATCCGGAACGAGTTTCGTCGCTCGTGCTCGTCGACAGCGCCGGATTCGGCTCGGAGGTCGCCCTGGTATTGCGGCTGCTGGCGGTGCGCCCGCTCGCTCGGGTGCTGATGCGCCCGAACGCCGAGAACTCGGCCCGCACCGTGCGCGCGGTCTTCTACGAGGCGAGCCTGGCGACTCCAGAACGCGTCGCGCACTCGTTCGCCCTGTCGCGGCGCCGCTCGCACGCCGCGACCACGCTCGACCTCGCCCGCGAGCTCGGCACGTTTCGAGGGGTGCGGCCGCAGTGGCGCGCGGCACTTCTTGCGAAAGTACGGCGGCTGGGCATCCCGACCCTCGTCGTGTGGGGCGACCACGACCACATTCTGCCGTTCAGTCACCTCGCCGCCGCGCGAACCG